A genomic window from Maridesulfovibrio sp. includes:
- the trbL gene encoding P-type conjugative transfer protein TrbL yields MIPNICSAADTTVMGMDIGFADQLLLNFEETAKTWGPAIEGYSLTLFKWLISIELAWLGIQSTLKQYDMKQKLAEFVILVLYASFMASVIFYSSEWTTALIDSFNSVATRTGAPEAKPTTVFLYGIAIIDKLITEMSLLDSVGIILCCIIIAITFALMTAQVIIVKCESIIVLNAGAILLGFGGSKFTKDYAINYLKYSLAVAAKLFTLQLLMGMSMNFIETFITLNAKNFSDIILVVCSSVLILALIRFIPAKVAEIVNVSQVSGGGALTSAMSAIGIATMTAMQMPTQALGGAIEAKRGTDTLREAFNMASSQGATGFARAGQALMNVGGAVRDNIGATNMGNLRSSIVANHEALKMQQANSGPSNNFQLP; encoded by the coding sequence ATGATTCCAAATATCTGTTCAGCCGCAGACACAACTGTCATGGGTATGGACATAGGATTTGCAGACCAGCTCCTCTTAAATTTTGAAGAAACTGCTAAGACATGGGGACCTGCAATTGAAGGGTACTCACTTACACTTTTCAAATGGCTGATAAGTATAGAACTAGCATGGCTCGGTATTCAGTCAACGCTTAAACAGTACGATATGAAGCAAAAGCTGGCCGAGTTCGTAATACTTGTTCTTTACGCCAGTTTTATGGCTTCTGTTATTTTTTACAGTTCTGAATGGACGACCGCACTAATCGACTCATTCAACAGCGTAGCAACAAGAACAGGGGCACCCGAAGCAAAACCTACTACTGTTTTCTTATACGGCATCGCAATAATAGATAAACTTATCACCGAGATGAGCTTGCTTGATAGTGTCGGCATAATACTTTGCTGCATCATCATCGCTATTACTTTTGCTCTTATGACCGCTCAGGTCATCATCGTAAAATGTGAATCAATCATCGTCCTTAACGCCGGCGCTATTTTGCTTGGCTTTGGCGGTTCCAAATTCACAAAAGACTACGCCATCAACTATCTAAAATATTCTTTAGCCGTAGCGGCAAAACTTTTCACGCTTCAGCTCCTGATGGGCATGAGCATGAACTTTATTGAAACGTTCATAACTCTTAACGCCAAAAATTTTTCGGACATAATCCTAGTTGTCTGCTCGTCCGTACTCATTCTAGCTCTCATCAGATTCATTCCCGCAAAGGTAGCGGAAATAGTCAACGTCTCCCAAGTCTCAGGCGGAGGAGCGCTTACCTCTGCAATGTCTGCGATCGGGATAGCAACCATGACGGCAATGCAAATGCCTACTCAAGCCCTTGGCGGTGCAATCGAAGCTAAGCGCGGAACAGATACACTTCGTGAAGCTTTCAATATGGCCAGCTCACAAGGAGCCACCGGATTCGCCAGAGCGGGACAAGCCCTGATGAATGTAGGCGGAGCTGTCCGGGACAACATAGGGGCAACCAATATGGGCAACCTGCGAAGCTCAATTGTTGCCAATCACGAAGCACTCAAAATGCAACAGGCCAATTCCGGCCCATCTAACAACTTTCAGCTTCCCTAA
- the trbJ gene encoding P-type conjugative transfer protein TrbJ — MNKISHGADKMRFAVTIIFILYLFVLSIPANAMTVTCTNCSDKFLQMLERVTNIEQLESMYKTYAEEMMQTQQQIMMVKQNIEQYTNMVKNTIRLPFATKNSVIRDFKQLASLTMSLKETVANIDTLDGVYDSYYPNFSSAKQLVGLPSSEINTRYYEYYDKWSERVDKATKATFKLSGQQLEEISNSQEFDSYIDDLLSTPEGRMQALEAANQLSSIQISEMRKLRALLATHIQNQTQILQKKEKIDQIKDLRRKQFYDNTDLREQLKKYSIGTGY, encoded by the coding sequence ATGAACAAAATAAGCCATGGAGCTGATAAAATGAGATTCGCAGTTACTATCATTTTCATTCTATATTTGTTTGTGCTTTCTATTCCAGCCAACGCCATGACCGTTACCTGCACAAATTGCAGCGATAAATTCTTGCAGATGCTGGAACGGGTGACCAACATCGAGCAGCTTGAGTCCATGTATAAGACTTACGCTGAGGAAATGATGCAGACCCAGCAGCAAATCATGATGGTGAAGCAGAACATCGAGCAATATACCAACATGGTTAAGAACACCATACGTCTGCCCTTTGCTACAAAGAACAGCGTTATCAGGGATTTCAAGCAACTGGCATCACTGACAATGAGCCTAAAAGAAACCGTTGCCAATATTGATACTCTGGATGGTGTTTACGATTCTTATTACCCGAATTTCAGTTCAGCTAAGCAGCTCGTGGGGCTTCCGAGCAGCGAAATTAACACCAGATATTATGAATACTACGACAAGTGGTCGGAAAGAGTGGATAAAGCCACCAAAGCTACTTTTAAACTCTCCGGTCAGCAGCTTGAAGAAATCAGCAATTCCCAAGAGTTCGATTCATATATTGATGATCTTCTAAGTACTCCAGAAGGCCGCATGCAGGCTCTGGAAGCCGCCAATCAGCTTTCATCAATCCAAATATCAGAAATGCGGAAACTTCGCGCACTTTTGGCAACCCATATTCAGAACCAGACACAAATTCTGCAAAAGAAAGAGAAGATTGATCAAATAAAAGATCTGCGCCGTAAGCAGTTCTACGACAACACAGACCTTCGCGAACAGCTTAAAAAATACTCCATAGGAACTGGTTATTAG
- the trbG gene encoding P-type conjugative transfer protein TrbG translates to MKHLILTFFLVLIACTGWAAPNQQQAEQQDSDMGLMNKVFAQHSPPETRNTAGSTARNRSYLAAEMAQPDYISKTNVRLNSKEWEALKLSKEWINRKINPVMESNGRLVYIYGATMPTIICSPLMTSDLELQPGENVNDVIVGDTARWLVVVGQSGTPGRESTHIIIKPLDAGLVTTAVITTDRRVYHLKLVSRRKGYNPYVSFIYPEDQKKVLEASLKRKKKKDIWDTTQIEGKNVDLSALDFGYTISGDEPGWKPMRIYNDGIRTFIQLPRTSTQTEIPVLLVEKAGQEAIVNYRVKGNAMIVDEIFEKAILVAGTGSEQAKVEIARVEVTK, encoded by the coding sequence ATGAAGCATCTCATTTTAACATTTTTTCTTGTTCTGATCGCCTGTACCGGTTGGGCTGCGCCCAATCAACAACAGGCCGAACAACAAGACTCTGATATGGGTTTGATGAACAAGGTATTTGCGCAGCATTCACCGCCGGAAACCAGAAATACTGCTGGCAGCACGGCTAGAAATCGGTCTTATTTGGCTGCTGAAATGGCGCAGCCTGATTACATATCTAAAACAAACGTTCGTCTTAATAGCAAAGAATGGGAAGCTTTGAAGCTTTCCAAAGAATGGATCAACCGCAAAATCAACCCGGTAATGGAGAGTAACGGCAGACTGGTTTACATCTACGGAGCGACCATGCCGACCATCATCTGCTCTCCGCTGATGACCTCTGATCTTGAGCTTCAACCGGGTGAAAACGTCAATGATGTGATTGTCGGTGACACTGCCCGCTGGCTGGTGGTTGTCGGTCAATCCGGAACTCCGGGTCGGGAATCAACACACATCATTATTAAGCCCCTCGATGCTGGGCTGGTTACCACTGCGGTCATCACTACAGACCGTAGGGTCTACCACCTTAAACTTGTATCTCGCCGCAAGGGTTACAATCCGTACGTTTCTTTCATCTACCCGGAAGATCAGAAGAAAGTTCTTGAAGCCAGCCTGAAACGTAAAAAGAAAAAAGACATTTGGGACACTACCCAGATTGAAGGAAAGAACGTGGATCTCTCCGCCCTGGACTTTGGCTACACCATTAGTGGCGATGAACCGGGATGGAAGCCCATGCGCATTTACAATGACGGAATCAGAACTTTTATCCAACTACCGAGAACGTCAACCCAAACCGAAATCCCGGTGTTGCTGGTTGAAAAAGCCGGACAGGAAGCCATCGTAAACTATCGAGTCAAAGGTAACGCCATGATCGTTGACGAGATCTTTGAAAAAGCAATCCTGGTTGCCGGCACAGGATCAGAACAGGCCAAAGTTGAAATTGCACGGGTGGAGGTGACCAAATGA
- a CDS encoding toxin co-regulated pilus biosynthesis Q family protein codes for MRILILILLLIFPAGCTGIRNAAKQVEVVEQAAPMYEDHEVDSIVEEAALKVAAHYPPGRTVLHLTVSDNPCGWKFEADLREQGFQFSPKTTDSNVLDMNMRFDSITNSTLYYLYLGSSDGWSFGQVYNLTFEGFEKSGLLTQTPAFFEFVGGNAEQVESPLNENWSIVPGGLRDQLKRWAGRSEYTLVWKANHDFEMQSHATFRDTFPRAIKRLFARMHTNGNSLRVTLYQANKHIVVSED; via the coding sequence ATGAGAATCCTGATTCTGATATTACTTTTGATCTTCCCCGCTGGCTGCACCGGCATACGTAATGCTGCCAAACAAGTTGAAGTCGTTGAGCAGGCTGCCCCCATGTACGAGGACCACGAAGTTGATTCCATCGTTGAAGAAGCCGCGCTCAAAGTTGCCGCACATTATCCCCCGGGCCGGACCGTCCTGCACCTGACTGTTTCAGACAATCCCTGCGGTTGGAAATTCGAAGCAGACCTGCGCGAACAAGGTTTCCAATTCAGCCCGAAGACTACTGATTCCAATGTGCTGGACATGAACATGAGATTTGATTCCATCACCAACAGCACACTCTACTACCTGTATCTCGGTTCATCTGATGGCTGGTCATTTGGGCAGGTCTACAACCTGACTTTTGAAGGATTCGAAAAATCCGGACTACTTACCCAGACCCCGGCGTTCTTTGAATTTGTCGGTGGTAATGCCGAACAAGTTGAATCACCCCTCAATGAGAACTGGTCCATAGTTCCCGGCGGGCTTCGAGATCAGCTCAAACGCTGGGCCGGTCGCTCAGAATATACGCTGGTCTGGAAAGCGAATCATGACTTTGAGATGCAATCCCACGCAACTTTCAGGGACACATTCCCAAGAGCAATAAAGCGGCTTTTTGCCCGCATGCACACCAACGGAAACTCCCTGCGAGTGACCCTTTACCAAGCCAATAAACATATTGTTGTCAGTGAGGATTAA
- a CDS encoding type IV secretion system protein, with protein MPKNIDNPYISGREEWLERYGSYIEGRNQWRIFALCCLLVTAISMTMNFIQVTQSKVIPYTVEVDKHGQVLSVTRADEVGAVPKRIIQAEVANLIVNWRTVTADIGLQKKMVQRMSSFVLGAAQGAAKNWYESNNPYERGQKVLVEVDIKGIPLPVSSESWRVEWLETVRNHSGVTISSTNYEATVKVRLSPPTTESQILRNPLGIYVTELSWAKLLEQ; from the coding sequence ATGCCTAAAAACATTGATAATCCATATATCTCAGGAAGAGAAGAATGGCTTGAGCGTTACGGTTCGTACATCGAAGGCCGTAACCAATGGCGAATATTCGCTTTATGCTGTCTTTTAGTTACAGCCATATCCATGACCATGAATTTTATCCAGGTCACACAAAGCAAGGTCATACCTTACACAGTTGAGGTGGATAAACATGGCCAGGTTCTTTCCGTAACCCGTGCAGATGAAGTCGGGGCGGTTCCAAAACGCATCATTCAAGCCGAAGTTGCCAATCTCATTGTTAACTGGCGAACCGTGACCGCTGACATAGGACTCCAGAAAAAGATGGTCCAGCGTATGTCTTCATTTGTGCTTGGCGCTGCTCAGGGTGCAGCCAAAAACTGGTACGAAAGCAACAACCCATATGAACGGGGCCAGAAGGTTCTCGTTGAGGTTGATATTAAAGGCATTCCACTTCCGGTCAGCTCTGAGAGCTGGCGTGTCGAATGGCTGGAAACAGTACGCAACCATTCCGGTGTGACCATATCCAGCACTAATTATGAGGCAACGGTCAAAGTACGCCTCTCTCCACCAACAACTGAAAGCCAGATCCTTAGGAATCCGCTGGGCATTTATGTCACGGAATTGTCCTGGGCAAAACTTCTTGAACAATAG
- a CDS encoding conjugal transfer protein TrbE (type IV secretion system ATPase VirB4 family): protein MRTRLSILPSLHLGEGSFMLKLKDYRHTQKGLPDILPYAAMVDNGIVLCKNGALLAGWIFRSQDTASSTPQELATISARVNQALKPLGSGWMCHVEAIRTPATGYPAPAASFFPDKITTLIDEERRRTFESGEFYTTSTFLAVTCTPLLGEEKIKRYATGQTGGSNQLDKQINEFKKTLFQIEDSLSLCLQLERLADYTYEDEFGYSKTVSPLLTFLQLCVTGKNHPVILPSTPMYLDSIIGCKDLIAGDSLFIGDRQIQIIAIDGFPAESWPSILSCLEGIPMDYRFSSRFICMDQFEAEKELNLYRKTWQQQVFKFFDLMFNKANPRPNQDALSMAGDAETAMTEVQSGMVSAGFYTACIILQGTDPEELEDNTRLISRLIQGQGFGCRVETLNAIEAWLGTHPGNSYANVRRPIINSMNLSDMLPLATIWPGNEFNPSPEFPANSPALMYCATDGSTPFRLNLHTGDIGHTLIFGPTGSGKSTLLGILIAQFRRYKGSSVFGFDKGMSMYPLCKAAGGTHYEIAGDDSELSFAPLSNVDSDSEQAWAEEWIETLVTLQGFIVLPAHRNAIHQAMNSIRNNPQHMRSLTDFYHFVQDEELREAIKHYTNAGAMGHLLDAETDKFGIEDFMVFEIENLMNLGDKNLIPVLLYIFHCIEKSFKGQPSILILDEAWVMLGHKVFRDKIYEWLKVLRKANCAVVLATQSLEDAAKSGLMGVLSESCPTKIYLANGSASDQDQRPHYEGLGLNSTQIQIITSAAPKRDYYIVTPEGRRLINLALGPVALSFVGSSGKGHIARIKELENEYGEDWPEHWIEERQGDFR, encoded by the coding sequence ATGCGCACCAGACTGTCTATCCTGCCAAGTCTACACCTTGGAGAAGGTAGCTTTATGCTCAAGCTCAAAGACTATCGCCACACCCAGAAAGGGTTGCCGGACATTCTTCCCTACGCCGCCATGGTGGATAATGGAATTGTGCTTTGCAAAAACGGCGCACTTCTAGCCGGGTGGATATTCAGATCACAGGACACAGCTTCAAGCACTCCTCAGGAGCTGGCAACAATTAGTGCGCGTGTAAATCAGGCACTTAAACCGCTTGGTTCCGGCTGGATGTGCCATGTTGAAGCCATCCGGACTCCTGCGACCGGATATCCGGCTCCGGCAGCCAGCTTCTTTCCTGACAAAATAACAACGCTGATTGATGAAGAAAGGCGGCGTACTTTTGAATCCGGTGAGTTCTACACAACCAGCACTTTTCTGGCCGTTACCTGCACACCCCTGCTCGGTGAAGAAAAAATCAAAAGATACGCGACCGGCCAGACCGGAGGCAGCAATCAACTGGATAAGCAGATAAATGAGTTCAAAAAAACTTTGTTTCAGATTGAAGACTCTCTGTCCCTCTGCCTTCAGCTTGAGCGACTGGCCGACTATACCTATGAAGATGAATTTGGCTACAGCAAGACGGTTTCGCCGTTGCTCACTTTTTTACAGCTGTGTGTGACCGGGAAAAATCATCCCGTCATTCTGCCCAGCACCCCCATGTATCTGGACTCCATTATCGGCTGCAAAGACCTGATTGCCGGAGATTCACTTTTTATTGGTGACAGACAGATCCAGATCATTGCCATAGACGGATTTCCCGCTGAGAGCTGGCCCTCAATTTTATCCTGCCTTGAGGGAATCCCCATGGACTACAGATTTTCCAGCCGCTTCATCTGCATGGATCAGTTTGAAGCGGAAAAAGAACTAAATCTCTATCGCAAAACATGGCAACAGCAGGTCTTTAAATTTTTCGACCTGATGTTCAACAAGGCTAATCCAAGGCCTAATCAGGACGCACTTTCAATGGCAGGGGATGCAGAAACTGCAATGACAGAAGTTCAGTCCGGCATGGTTTCTGCCGGATTTTATACCGCCTGCATCATTTTACAGGGAACGGACCCCGAAGAGTTGGAAGACAACACCAGACTCATTAGCCGGCTTATTCAAGGTCAGGGTTTCGGCTGTCGTGTTGAAACACTCAACGCCATTGAAGCTTGGCTTGGAACCCATCCCGGCAATTCATACGCGAACGTCCGCAGACCGATCATCAATTCTATGAATCTCTCGGACATGCTTCCGCTGGCGACGATCTGGCCCGGCAATGAGTTTAATCCTTCTCCGGAATTTCCAGCCAACTCCCCGGCCCTCATGTACTGCGCCACTGACGGCTCAACACCGTTCAGGTTGAACCTCCATACCGGTGACATCGGACACACACTAATTTTCGGCCCGACCGGTTCAGGTAAATCCACTCTTCTCGGAATACTTATTGCCCAGTTCAGGAGATACAAAGGTTCATCAGTATTCGGGTTTGATAAGGGCATGTCCATGTATCCGCTCTGCAAAGCTGCCGGTGGAACTCATTATGAAATTGCCGGCGATGATTCCGAGTTGTCCTTTGCTCCGCTTTCAAATGTTGATTCAGATTCTGAACAAGCATGGGCAGAAGAATGGATTGAAACCCTTGTTACACTGCAAGGATTCATTGTCCTGCCGGCGCACCGCAACGCAATACACCAAGCCATGAACTCAATCAGAAACAACCCGCAGCATATGCGATCCCTCACTGATTTCTATCACTTCGTACAGGATGAAGAACTCAGGGAAGCTATCAAACATTACACTAATGCCGGGGCCATGGGCCATCTGCTTGATGCCGAAACAGATAAATTCGGAATTGAGGATTTCATGGTTTTTGAGATCGAGAACCTGATGAACCTCGGAGACAAAAACCTTATTCCTGTTCTCCTTTATATTTTCCATTGTATTGAGAAGTCCTTTAAGGGCCAGCCCTCCATACTCATTTTGGATGAAGCATGGGTCATGCTCGGCCATAAGGTCTTCCGGGATAAAATTTACGAATGGTTGAAAGTCCTGCGTAAAGCCAATTGCGCGGTCGTTCTGGCTACGCAGTCTTTGGAAGATGCCGCAAAATCTGGACTCATGGGCGTTCTATCTGAATCCTGCCCGACCAAGATTTATCTGGCGAACGGCAGCGCATCCGATCAGGACCAGCGACCGCACTATGAAGGACTTGGCCTCAACTCCACCCAGATACAGATCATCACCTCAGCAGCACCGAAGCGGGACTACTACATTGTGACACCGGAAGGGCGCAGGTTAATTAACCTTGCCCTCGGCCCTGTTGCACTTTCCTTCGTCGGTTCATCCGGAAAGGGTCACATTGCCCGTATCAAAGAGCTTGAAAATGAATATGGCGAAGATTGGCCGGAACACTGGATTGAAGAAAGGCAAGGAGATTTCAGATGA
- a CDS encoding secretin N-terminal domain-containing protein has protein sequence MKRTLILIITLLLCSCAPIQPSQQENSIKSRAASMRAASSKKTVSIVHAPYLGAIPVELTDNKLPAIFSRRVTLTNRVGTASQIAKWINELVPIHIEVESEPEKGPVSEERKQTKQILMRINYDGSLKNLLNTVCEYFGMGWEYDQQSGKIDIARLQTKSFNLAVAPGNIKYESTITNKSQTSGSSSDSSSMEGVSQTTRTSDSVSQTSQTNRARFEGNVWKDTEKAISAMLSKDGRVVINEAAGMVTVTDTATVLRRVGNYITSLNTKMGRQVALAVKVWALEINRNADVGFDIESVLKAGQSSFSLLGGQPYSTISGAGTLTAAILDGNWKDTSLMLRALKQRGRTTLLTSGSGIVMNNQALPVQVVKRDSYLAGISSTTTENSMQTSELTPGEVSTGFSMTVIPHIMNNRKAILQYNITLSSLDSMDEFTSGDLTIQLPQVSTRSFSQRVKMKCGQTLVLAGFEQESDQQSKGIGISAGGHSQNYGKSLIIITIEMESAGV, from the coding sequence ATGAAACGCACACTCATACTCATCATAACTCTCTTGCTTTGCAGCTGCGCTCCCATCCAGCCGTCACAACAGGAGAACTCTATAAAAAGCCGTGCGGCTTCAATGAGGGCTGCCAGCAGCAAAAAAACTGTTTCCATTGTTCATGCTCCTTATCTTGGAGCTATTCCGGTTGAGCTAACAGACAACAAGTTGCCTGCTATTTTTAGCCGGCGCGTAACTCTTACCAATCGGGTCGGAACAGCCTCCCAGATTGCAAAATGGATCAATGAGCTTGTTCCTATACATATTGAAGTTGAATCTGAACCTGAAAAAGGCCCCGTTTCTGAAGAAAGAAAGCAGACAAAACAAATACTCATGCGCATCAACTATGACGGTTCGCTCAAGAATCTGCTGAATACAGTGTGTGAATATTTCGGTATGGGCTGGGAATATGACCAACAGAGCGGAAAGATTGATATTGCGCGTCTGCAAACCAAATCATTCAACCTTGCCGTTGCTCCGGGCAATATCAAGTACGAATCGACCATCACCAATAAATCCCAGACATCCGGCAGCTCTTCCGACTCCAGCAGCATGGAAGGAGTCAGCCAGACCACCAGAACCTCGGACAGCGTAAGCCAGACATCCCAGACCAACAGAGCCAGATTTGAAGGCAATGTTTGGAAGGACACGGAAAAAGCAATTTCAGCAATGCTCTCCAAAGACGGCAGGGTTGTTATTAACGAAGCTGCCGGGATGGTCACAGTCACCGACACAGCCACAGTTCTGCGCAGAGTCGGAAACTATATAACATCCCTGAACACTAAGATGGGCAGACAAGTTGCTCTGGCCGTCAAAGTCTGGGCCTTGGAGATTAATCGTAACGCTGATGTAGGCTTTGATATTGAATCCGTCCTGAAAGCCGGACAATCAAGCTTTAGTCTTCTCGGAGGCCAGCCCTACAGCACCATTTCCGGAGCCGGGACTCTGACCGCCGCAATTCTGGACGGCAACTGGAAAGACACTAGTCTTATGCTGCGTGCGCTTAAACAGCGCGGGCGCACCACCCTGCTTACTTCCGGTTCGGGGATTGTCATGAACAATCAGGCTCTTCCCGTTCAGGTGGTCAAGCGGGACTCGTATCTCGCCGGAATCAGTTCCACCACTACAGAAAACTCCATGCAAACCTCGGAACTTACCCCAGGTGAAGTTTCCACCGGCTTCAGCATGACGGTGATCCCGCACATCATGAATAACCGTAAGGCTATTCTGCAATACAACATTACCCTTTCTTCCCTTGATTCAATGGATGAGTTCACATCCGGAGATCTGACTATCCAGCTTCCGCAGGTTTCGACCCGCAGTTTCAGCCAGCGAGTCAAAATGAAATGCGGTCAGACACTTGTTCTCGCCGGGTTCGAGCAGGAAAGCGATCAGCAGTCCAAAGGTATCGGTATCAGCGCAGGCGGACATAGCCAAAATTATGGCAAAAGCCTGATCATTATCACCATTGAGATGGAAAGTGCCGGGGTCTAA
- the pilO2 gene encoding type 4b pilus protein PilO2, whose amino-acid sequence MRTIKIHKKVYAIGFWWQLLEGKGKKQLFEKARTVAEDFNDSKYNCLVPRKQQYGLGSCEEGKIKRLPSLACALVERSTATWIGMFCLAEDIWWVCAVSKKTIVAEGDQYFSSRIEAEAHFKSLKSMSSWENEIICETVDDSMSHFEGLLKASERVHPLYPEHSNLKYLVAAAIAVTACVGWYLWSSHQQELLEAEQRRIAYEARQKQLRQQETAKNDPEQIFAMGWKEKPLPSDFAHEFQRAVDNSEPYTLGWKLNSIIRDENGIYMSWLHQEGAGFTNRPTVESINSTLGAKPELADLTINYPEAGKRPQQSLTPKDVATAQLYELTRNLGARLNLTWQSPETQKLNNKILKKAVTVTAPWVKGEWKLSALPVGVMIEDTLFKAMDSIPCLVVSKIDFTNNQCSLEGQIYASY is encoded by the coding sequence ATGCGCACTATCAAAATACATAAGAAAGTATACGCCATAGGGTTCTGGTGGCAGCTCCTTGAAGGGAAAGGCAAAAAACAGCTTTTTGAAAAGGCCAGGACTGTTGCCGAAGACTTTAACGACAGCAAGTACAACTGCCTTGTTCCCCGCAAACAACAATACGGCCTTGGCTCCTGCGAAGAAGGGAAAATTAAACGACTCCCCTCTCTGGCCTGTGCTCTGGTGGAAAGATCAACTGCAACATGGATCGGGATGTTCTGCCTTGCTGAAGATATTTGGTGGGTCTGTGCGGTCAGCAAAAAAACCATTGTTGCAGAAGGTGACCAGTACTTCAGCTCCCGGATTGAAGCAGAAGCCCACTTTAAAAGCCTGAAGTCAATGTCCAGCTGGGAGAATGAAATCATCTGCGAAACAGTGGATGATTCCATGTCCCATTTTGAAGGGCTGCTCAAAGCTTCAGAACGGGTCCATCCTCTCTACCCTGAACACTCCAACCTTAAATATCTGGTTGCAGCAGCTATCGCTGTTACCGCCTGTGTGGGTTGGTACTTATGGAGTTCCCACCAACAAGAACTGTTGGAAGCGGAACAGCGCAGGATCGCCTACGAAGCCCGCCAGAAACAACTCCGTCAGCAGGAAACCGCCAAGAACGATCCGGAACAGATCTTTGCAATGGGCTGGAAGGAAAAACCATTACCTTCAGACTTTGCCCATGAGTTCCAGCGTGCGGTCGATAATTCCGAGCCGTACACCCTTGGCTGGAAGCTTAATTCCATTATCCGTGATGAGAACGGGATCTACATGTCCTGGCTGCATCAGGAAGGAGCGGGTTTCACCAACCGCCCGACCGTTGAAAGTATCAACTCCACTCTGGGCGCAAAGCCAGAACTGGCAGACCTGACCATCAACTACCCCGAGGCCGGCAAACGGCCGCAACAAAGTCTTACCCCTAAAGACGTTGCAACAGCCCAGCTTTACGAACTGACCCGCAACCTTGGAGCCAGACTAAACCTCACATGGCAGTCTCCTGAGACCCAAAAGCTGAATAACAAGATTCTCAAAAAAGCCGTTACCGTCACCGCTCCTTGGGTCAAAGGTGAGTGGAAACTTTCCGCTCTCCCGGTAGGGGTAATGATTGAAGACACTCTCTTCAAAGCAATGGACTCCATTCCCTGCCTGGTCGTTTCAAAGATCGACTTCACCAACAACCAATGCTCATTGGAGGGCCAGATTTATGCGAGTTACTAG